A genome region from Candidatus Krumholzibacteriia bacterium includes the following:
- a CDS encoding FHA domain-containing protein: MDSQIGKGTGQRSQTGGEVLKIRLSLMGRPLKVCTFQKDVVTVGRDPESDIHLDNPGISRHHLRLEKTAAGYYAEDLESANGTFLNDEPIRKALLRNEDVLRVGKFSLWIAYESDRRSTSGDSKAVSPTTFQGTTVLSSAELDDMMARARQRDAAPVEEPVVAPAPVRQPSGAPSGQVFGVALFSFVLGVAVGVAATWIFVH; encoded by the coding sequence ATGGACAGCCAGATCGGCAAGGGGACCGGCCAGAGGTCGCAGACCGGCGGCGAGGTTCTCAAGATCCGCCTCTCCCTCATGGGTCGACCTCTCAAGGTCTGTACCTTCCAGAAGGACGTCGTCACCGTCGGCCGCGACCCGGAATCGGACATCCACCTGGACAACCCGGGCATCTCTCGCCATCACCTGCGCCTGGAAAAGACCGCCGCGGGTTACTACGCCGAGGACCTGGAAAGCGCCAACGGCACCTTTCTCAACGACGAACCCATCCGCAAGGCGCTGCTCCGGAACGAGGACGTGCTGCGGGTCGGCAAGTTTTCGCTTTGGATCGCCTACGAAAGCGATCGGCGGAGCACGTCAGGGGACAGCAAGGCCGTGTCGCCCACCACGTTCCAAGGAACCACGGTCCTCTCCAGCGCCGAGCTCGACGACATGATGGCGCGGGCGCGCCAGCGCGACGCGGCGCCGGTGGAGGAACCGGTCGTGGCTCCGGCCCCGGTCCGGCAACCCAGTGGCGCCCCTTCAGGGCAGGTGTTCGGCGTCGCCCTGTTTTCCTTCGTGCTCGGAGTCGCAGTGGGCGTGGCGGCGACCTGGATCTTCGTCCACTAG
- a CDS encoding HEAT repeat domain-containing protein encodes MNIVQKLKVDRLVQRLKMARSLPRQELETAKQQLVAVGPAAIESMLGCLGHAEARPAALEVLEQLLHDDTVGLYVQALASPNPAIVSGMSHVLSTARRYRPAALLTFLTDPSIPKPLLAAVLEARAASIRPREVLAVFTALDKDGRTLLFRVLDRALTPELAPQLVPLIEHEDWWVRHRAVELLSRFNAPAVVQGLGRALADENRSVRLAAVKGLHGLRAKSAIPALAASLRDADLKVQTEAIDALIDFGDASAVPHLLSVLTDESEQARRGAVEVLNAVATTEAIQDLLRALNDADWWVRVRAADALGALGGEKVVDAVLGLMHDPEEFVRRYAVEILITIPSVKAVPFLISALEDADWWVRERSIDALAKIRDPRAIDPLLALMQRVPETVPLCVRALGAIGDPRIIETLQQLVHSSRADVRREAVAALRAFAPPTPATKKEAVPALPAAAEGAHGTSFRVEADRAPRPAGASPGPLPTSGVRGGAAAGIPASPGGVLRGSVSPPAGAMRGGAPFTINFADLPPGTLLLERYHVQRRVGTGGFGTVYLVVDNAVQEEIILKVLNPQLSVDANAIRRFVQELKLTRRITHRNVIRIHDFLDLNGAHAVSMEYFPSRDLGAILVEDGTLKPDRALCLVAQVCAGLGAAHEVGVIHRDIKPANILVGEGDMAKIVDFGLASAQQNLGPRLTRSGFLIGTPEYMAPELIQDARVDHRADIYSIGIMMYEMLSGQRPYSAETPVKILFQHLEGNPESLAWLVPTLRPSLVGLVMRSMARAPEERPRDTRELMALIDAELKTMGVTREAP; translated from the coding sequence ATGAACATCGTCCAGAAGCTCAAGGTCGACAGGCTCGTGCAGCGCCTCAAGATGGCGCGGAGCCTTCCCCGGCAGGAGCTGGAGACAGCGAAACAGCAACTCGTAGCCGTCGGCCCCGCCGCCATCGAGTCCATGCTCGGCTGCCTCGGCCACGCCGAAGCGCGCCCTGCCGCCCTCGAAGTCCTCGAGCAGCTGCTCCACGATGACACGGTGGGGCTCTACGTCCAGGCTCTCGCCTCGCCGAACCCCGCCATCGTCTCCGGCATGAGCCACGTGCTCTCCACCGCCCGGCGCTATCGACCGGCGGCGCTCCTCACCTTCCTCACCGACCCCAGCATCCCGAAGCCGCTGCTGGCCGCGGTGCTCGAAGCCCGCGCTGCTTCGATCCGCCCGCGCGAGGTGCTGGCGGTGTTCACCGCTCTCGACAAGGACGGGCGGACCCTGCTCTTCCGTGTCCTCGATCGCGCTCTGACCCCGGAGCTGGCGCCGCAGCTCGTCCCCCTCATCGAACACGAGGATTGGTGGGTGCGGCATCGGGCGGTGGAGTTGCTGTCGCGCTTCAACGCCCCCGCCGTGGTGCAAGGACTCGGACGCGCTCTCGCCGACGAGAACCGCAGCGTCCGCCTGGCGGCGGTGAAGGGGCTGCACGGCCTGCGCGCCAAGAGCGCCATCCCGGCGCTCGCGGCCTCGCTGCGCGATGCGGATCTGAAGGTGCAGACCGAAGCCATCGATGCCCTCATCGACTTCGGCGATGCTTCGGCGGTGCCGCATCTGCTTTCCGTGTTGACCGACGAATCCGAGCAAGCCCGCCGGGGCGCGGTCGAGGTGCTGAACGCGGTGGCTACGACCGAGGCCATTCAGGACTTGCTCCGGGCGCTCAACGACGCCGATTGGTGGGTTCGCGTCCGTGCTGCCGACGCCCTCGGCGCCCTCGGGGGCGAGAAGGTCGTAGATGCGGTGCTCGGCCTGATGCACGACCCGGAGGAGTTCGTCCGGCGCTATGCCGTCGAGATCCTCATCACCATCCCGTCGGTGAAAGCGGTGCCTTTCCTCATCAGCGCTCTCGAGGACGCCGACTGGTGGGTACGAGAGCGCTCCATCGATGCTCTCGCCAAGATCCGGGACCCCCGCGCCATCGACCCGCTGCTCGCTCTCATGCAGCGCGTGCCCGAGACGGTGCCGCTCTGCGTCCGCGCCCTCGGGGCCATCGGCGACCCTCGCATCATCGAGACGCTGCAGCAGCTGGTGCATTCCTCACGCGCCGACGTGCGCCGCGAGGCGGTGGCGGCGCTGCGCGCCTTTGCTCCGCCCACGCCGGCGACGAAGAAGGAGGCGGTGCCGGCGCTCCCGGCCGCGGCCGAAGGCGCCCACGGCACCTCCTTCCGTGTCGAAGCGGACCGGGCCCCGCGTCCCGCCGGCGCATCGCCGGGGCCGCTGCCGACCTCCGGAGTCAGGGGCGGTGCTGCTGCGGGCATTCCCGCTTCGCCAGGCGGGGTCCTGCGTGGGTCGGTGTCCCCACCCGCCGGCGCGATGCGGGGCGGCGCGCCCTTCACCATCAACTTCGCCGACCTGCCGCCGGGGACGCTGCTTCTTGAGCGCTATCACGTGCAGCGGCGCGTCGGCACCGGCGGCTTCGGCACCGTCTATCTGGTGGTGGACAACGCGGTGCAGGAGGAGATCATCCTCAAGGTGCTCAACCCGCAGCTCTCGGTGGATGCGAACGCCATCCGTCGCTTCGTGCAAGAGCTCAAGCTCACCCGCCGGATCACGCACCGCAATGTCATCCGCATCCACGATTTCCTGGACCTGAACGGCGCGCACGCGGTCTCCATGGAGTACTTCCCGAGCCGGGACCTGGGCGCCATCCTGGTCGAAGACGGCACGCTCAAGCCCGACCGCGCGCTGTGCCTCGTCGCCCAGGTCTGCGCCGGGCTCGGTGCCGCCCACGAGGTCGGCGTCATCCACCGCGACATCAAGCCGGCGAACATCCTGGTCGGCGAAGGCGACATGGCGAAGATCGTCGACTTCGGCCTGGCTTCGGCACAGCAGAACCTCGGACCGCGGCTTACACGCAGCGGCTTTCTCATCGGCACACCGGAATACATGGCGCCGGAGCTCATCCAGGATGCGCGCGTCGACCATCGTGCCGACATCTACTCGATCGGCATCATGATGTACGAGATGCTCTCGGGCCAGCGCCCGTACTCGGCGGAGACGCCAGTGAAGATCCTCTTCCAGCACCTCGAGGGCAATCCCGAGTCCCTCGCCTGGCTGGTGCCGACACTGCGGCCGAGCTTGGTGGGGTTGGTCATGCGCAGCATGGCGCGGGCGCCGGAAGAGCGACCGCGGGACACCCGCGAGCTCATGGCCCTGATCGATGCAGAGCTGAAGACGATGGGCGTGACGCGGGAGGCGCCGTGA
- a CDS encoding PilT/PilU family type 4a pilus ATPase: MARIDAFLQMGREQGCSDIHLTVGLPPLVRQDGQLTQLAANELSAADTQALVLEIVPSHLSEQLDRRGSVDFSYAIEGLGRFRINVYRQHYGLAAVCRVVPEQVPRLANLGLPPVVARMTALRTGLLLVTGGSGTGKSTTLAAMIAEINETRNLNIITLEDPVEFVHPSHKCLVVQRELGTHVPSFSAGLRAALRQDPDVILVGELRDAETISLAVEASETGHLVLATMHTRGAHPTIHRLVDAFPTEAQAQIRHTLADNLKAVLSQELVRTADGRGRRAVVEVLVLTSAVAQYVREGKTHQIPSAIATGRRVGMQLMDQALLTMVRAGDIDPDEAFLRATDKREFLPYVTRADLRQVAEMQSARMPVPEEAS; this comes from the coding sequence ATGGCCCGCATCGACGCCTTCCTGCAGATGGGGCGCGAGCAAGGTTGCTCGGACATTCATCTCACCGTGGGCTTGCCGCCGCTGGTGCGGCAGGACGGCCAGCTCACACAGCTGGCAGCGAACGAGCTCAGCGCCGCGGACACCCAGGCGTTGGTGCTGGAGATTGTGCCCAGCCACCTCTCCGAGCAACTGGACCGGCGGGGCTCCGTGGACTTCTCCTATGCCATCGAGGGCCTGGGTCGCTTCCGTATCAACGTCTACCGCCAGCACTACGGTCTCGCTGCTGTCTGTCGCGTGGTGCCGGAGCAAGTGCCACGGCTCGCCAACCTGGGGTTGCCCCCGGTGGTGGCACGTATGACCGCGCTGCGCACCGGATTGCTCCTGGTCACCGGCGGCTCGGGGACGGGCAAGTCGACGACGCTGGCGGCGATGATCGCGGAGATCAACGAGACCCGGAATCTCAACATCATCACCCTCGAAGATCCGGTGGAGTTCGTCCACCCGAGCCACAAGTGTCTGGTGGTGCAGCGCGAGCTGGGCACGCACGTGCCGTCCTTCAGCGCTGGCCTGCGGGCGGCGCTCCGCCAGGATCCGGACGTCATCCTGGTGGGCGAGCTGCGTGATGCCGAGACCATCTCCCTCGCGGTGGAGGCCTCCGAAACCGGCCACCTCGTGCTCGCTACCATGCACACCCGCGGCGCCCATCCCACCATCCACCGGCTGGTGGATGCCTTCCCCACCGAAGCGCAGGCGCAGATCCGCCACACCCTGGCGGACAACCTGAAGGCGGTGCTGAGCCAGGAGCTGGTGCGCACCGCCGACGGCCGCGGCCGTCGGGCGGTGGTGGAGGTGCTCGTCCTCACTTCGGCGGTGGCGCAGTACGTCCGCGAGGGCAAGACGCACCAGATCCCTTCTGCCATCGCCACCGGGCGCCGCGTCGGCATGCAGCTCATGGATCAGGCATTGCTCACCATGGTGCGCGCCGGTGACATCGATCCCGACGAAGCCTTCCTCCGCGCCACCGACAAGCGCGAGTTCCTGCCGTACGTGACCCGCGCCGACCTGCGGCAAGTGGCGGAGATGCAGAGCGCGCGGATGCCGGTACCCGAGGAGGCCTCATGA
- a CDS encoding PilT/PilU family type 4a pilus ATPase produces the protein MSRIDSFLELAVKQGGSDLHLVSGQPPRIRINGILHRVRFRELSVEDLESILDEFLDGGHRERLERDHHVDFAYSVADLGRFRVNVYRHQHGLGAALRIIPTKIPTLESLGLPPAIKLHTSHPKGLILVTGPTGSGKSTTLAAMLDHINSTRQGHIITLEDPIEFLHPYKKCVVTQREIQVHAASLADALRDAVREDPDVLLVGEMRDPEAISLALTAAETGIQILGSLHTSSAARTIDRIVNVFPARRQEQVRGMLADSLSMIVSQKLLRNSDGSKRIVAAEVLVNNHAVKTIVRGGNSHKLESVMQAGARFGMQSLGGVLRDLVSKGAVTAEEAYENATDKSPFENLVPRLETA, from the coding sequence ATGAGTCGCATCGACAGCTTCCTCGAGCTCGCGGTGAAACAGGGCGGCTCCGACCTGCACTTGGTGTCCGGGCAACCGCCACGCATCCGCATCAATGGCATCCTGCACCGCGTCCGCTTCCGGGAGCTTTCGGTGGAGGATCTGGAATCGATTCTCGACGAGTTCCTAGACGGCGGACACCGGGAGCGCCTGGAGCGAGACCACCATGTGGACTTCGCCTACTCTGTCGCCGATCTCGGCCGTTTCCGCGTCAACGTCTACCGGCACCAGCACGGCCTCGGGGCGGCGCTGCGCATCATTCCCACCAAGATCCCGACGTTGGAGTCGCTGGGCTTGCCGCCGGCGATCAAGCTGCACACCTCCCATCCCAAAGGCCTGATCCTGGTGACCGGGCCCACGGGGTCGGGGAAATCGACGACGCTAGCGGCGATGCTCGATCACATCAACTCGACCCGGCAGGGACACATCATCACTCTCGAAGACCCCATCGAGTTCCTGCATCCCTACAAGAAGTGCGTGGTGACGCAGCGGGAGATCCAGGTGCACGCCGCGAGCCTCGCCGATGCCTTGCGCGACGCCGTGCGCGAGGATCCGGACGTGCTGCTCGTGGGCGAGATGCGCGATCCCGAGGCGATCTCGTTGGCGCTCACCGCCGCCGAGACGGGCATTCAGATCCTGGGCAGCTTGCACACGAGCAGTGCGGCCCGGACCATCGATCGCATCGTCAACGTCTTCCCGGCGCGCCGGCAGGAGCAGGTGCGCGGCATGCTGGCGGACAGCCTGAGCATGATCGTGTCGCAGAAGCTGCTGCGCAACAGCGACGGTTCCAAGCGCATCGTCGCCGCCGAAGTCTTGGTGAACAACCACGCGGTGAAGACGATCGTGCGCGGCGGCAACAGCCACAAGCTGGAGTCGGTGATGCAGGCGGGGGCGCGCTTCGGCATGCAATCCCTGGGCGGAGTGCTGCGCGACCTGGTGAGCAAGGGCGCGGTGACCGCGGAAGAGGCCTACGAGAACGCCACCGACAAGAGCCCGTTCGAGAACCTGGTACCGCGTTTGGAGACAGCGTGA